cctgtcagttaagaacaggaaactgaggctacaaattTGGGCGTGTGGTGTTGGGGAATTTTCTTGGCACAATGTCACAGCCTACTGTTGTCAcggtattgttgctgaccacgtccctccctttatgaccacagtgtacccgtcttctgatggctgcttccagcaggataacataaAATGTCACAAAGATCaaatctcaaactgatttcttgaacatgacaatcaGTTCGCTGTACTCAGATGCCCTCCACAGTCACTAGATTTCAAttcaacagagcacctttgggatgtggtaagcaggagattcccatcatggatgCACAGGTACAAATCTGCaggaactgtgtgatgctatcatgacAAAATCaactaaaatctctgaggagtgtttccagcaccttgttgaatctgtaccACACAGAATGAAAGCAGTTCGAAATGTAAAACGGGGTTCACCTCTGCACTAGCCAGGTGTAACAAATGAAGTAACTAGTGAGTGTACAGAGCCAACATAATATGATGCAAACTGCAGAGCAATTTTATTTTACGTGTGCCTGTTTCACCTCTGATTTCACTTCTTCTCATGTGTACTaataaacctgaaaaaaaatctatctccTGAAAAAGAAGTGAAGAGTTTCTGTTACTAAggtttactgtatttttaatcagccaGAACACATCTTGAGAGTAACACCTGATCAAGAAATTAGCTAGCGCCCAAGTCATGTTCCAATATGTCGTCTCTGCTTGCAGTTGATATTTTAACACTCAAGTTCAAGGGTTATATTTCATCTTGACAGCTTGAAAAAATGTTGCAGATTTGAGCGGTGCATAATAGATGATGTGGTGATTTGGTATTTGGTAACGTCGGGGGACTTctaagacagaaaaaagaaattagtGAAAATGGTCCTCCAAAGGTACTGCACTGTATCTTACCATGGGCAGGTCCTGGAGACGATGGAACTCCGGGTGGTTATTCCGCTGGCGGAACTTGAGGAAGAGGACGACGAAGACAATAGCTGTGGTGACAATAAACACTGACAGCAGACCAGCCAACAGAGGGTCTAGAGGGGAGTTGGAACGGTGCCGCGGCCCCTTGAGATCTACATAATACAGAATTTATGGCATGAAAAGAGGTCATGTTAAAGGCAAAATAACTTAAAGGAATACGCTGAAGACAACACCCTCATCACACCAAACCTAACCTTACCTTCATCCCCGACATTAAGTTCAGGTGGGACTTTCTCGTGCATTGGGCCATTAAGGGCCCCACCTGGAGATGTGGTGGTTGTGTTCAGAGATTCAGAGTGTGGCCGCGTGGTGGAGGTGGACTCTGTGAAGCTTGTGTTGTGTACTGTGTGGGCTGGCTGAGATGAAACGGTGGGGAGGGAATGGCTGGTCAGGGGGGCTTTGCCTTCAGTAGTTGCAGGGTGTCGAGGGGTGGTGCTCTGAACAGTCGGCGCTGATGAAAGGCTccctgcagcagctgaaagggGGGATGTGAGCGCAGTGCTGTATCAATTCAAAACAGTACAGAGAATTCTTCAAAGGAAATGAAATGCATTCACAGCAGCCAGAGGTAACTCCACACTGCCCTGCTGacattaaagctgctgctgttatgTCTGTGCGACCTCTGTGTCCCACACTGTGACAAAATGCTGTACAAACTACAGGAAAACTTTGCATATTAATGTGCTGTTCTTTGTGAATATAACTCAACACTGTaaatcctgatgtttctaaaaaaaaaacctgttaaaaACAAAGCTAATGACCGTTGTTTTCAAGCACCAGTGCTCACACAGAGGCGCTCACTGGTGCAACTTCCTAGCTTTGTGGCTAAATCAGATAAATAATAGGTTTCCACGCAGACTTCTTTCCACCAGCTTTAAGCTCTCTGAGGTCTCAGCTTAAAGCCACGGAACTACATTTAATAAGTAGCTACTGTTTGCTTAAGAACTGGAATATATcccaatgatcccaaacagttgctgcagatttgtcaggtGCGCattcatgatgtgaatctcctgttacagcacatcccaaaggtgctcagctagactgagatctggtgactgtggaggccgtttaaatacagtgaatacactgtcatgttcaagaaaccggAGCTGGAAGCAACcattagaagatgggtacacgctgaccataaagggatggacacagTCAGTAATGATACTCAGgtaggcccaaagtgtgccaagaaatctgaccatgtctacatgcctaaatccactgagttgctgccatgtgattggctgattagatatttgcattaatgagcagttgaacaggtgtacctaataaggTGTCTGGTGAGTGTACATATGCGGAACAATGGCTTTCTctcagtgtgtgtatatttcgTTTAACCTTGTGCACATGTGGCTACACTGAGTGGAGGGCTGAGAATTGAAAGTGTCCAAGCAGCATTGCACATGGTGTGACTATCAGACTACATTTCTGCAGCATAACAGACAGACTGTACTATGTGCTGCAACGATTCCATGCAGGAGGTCGCATATTGTTAACAAAAAAGCataaaagacagaaatgttTGTGTTCTAATTGGATTATGAAGCCATTAGGGGGAAATGAGTGGGAATATTTTCTGCTTTCAAAGGGAGAAAACTCACACAACCTCCACATAATTGTACTGGGGCAGGGCAATAACAACAACAGGTCAGCAAGTGACTAGTGAGAGTGCTCCATCATTATTGTAGATGTTATTTCTGTGTGTCTCAAAGAGGTGACACAGCATCAGCTGAGGGGGGTTATATTTATCTGATCTATAAAAGGAATCCCTTAAATGAGGTTGCGACACACATTCTCAATCTCAGTCCAGTCAAGTGGGGGTCAGGGGAGGAGTGTGTTCCAGGAACACTGCTGGCAAAGGGACTGAGCCTCAGAGGAGAGTCTGTGTTTGCAAACAGGCAGTGTTTAGTGTGTGGGAAGTTTTATTTTAAGGCTCTAGTCTGGTCAAATTAAACAGACTGTACTGGAAAATTATAGATGCACCATTATAGAATTATGATGACCATCATTTCTGTGTTCCTAATGATAAAGGTGCAGCTTTTTAAGACAAGTCATATGAAGCTGATTACCTGAAGGAGTTAGAGTGCCAAGGTCTGTGTGCTGAGATGTAGGTGCTGCAAGGCTTGCTGTAGAGAAGTGGGTTTTAAGCACTGCATCTGTCAGAGTCTCTGAACGGACTGTTCCTCCAGTCTCAGTGAGGGCTGTGGCTTCAGCTGAGGATTCATTCCTGCCTGCAGGATTATGTGTGCTCTCTGAGAACTCATTCCCAGGATCCACTGTCAGGTTAGAAGATGCTGAGGTTCCAGGATGACTGAGGAAGGCGGCTGGTGTGAGGAGAGGGGGCAGAGTACTCCTCTGACCTGTAACACAAAAAGATAAGTCCTGTAAAAGAGACTTAgactttaaaacacattttcctgGCTAGTGATTATTCTTGTCACATAGACAATATAAAAGTCTTTATTAATCAGTAGTTAAGTTgcctgtaaaatgtaaaaatcactTGGTGTACAAAATAGAAAACAGTTAACAAAAATAGTGAAAAttgattttcacattttcccAAAGGCCAAGGTTACATCTTTTAATGCTTTATTTGTatgtttctatcagctcaaagctaTTTATGATAATAAGAGATGTAAAAAGATGATTAATCGGTTAATACCCTGCCAGCACTCCTAGGTGGGCTCCATATGGGATAAGcaagggcaaacattatgggccccataaggttttgtccgcggtttccatggtggccctacatgggtttgcccagatagattttaaccggccctgaatatgtgttcaCTGGGACCCAGACGGTTGACTTACATGAGGCCCATGCAGGGTCCATGCGTAGCCCATGTATGCATGGACCGTCTGGGTTCCAGtgaacacatattcagggccggttaaaatctatctgggcaaacccatgtagggccaccatggaaaccgcggacaaaaccttatggggcccataatgtttgcccttgCTTATCCCATATGGAGCCCACCTAGGAGTGCTGGCAGGGTAATCGCAGCTCCAGTATCCAAACTACAGAGATATTGTTTCCTATCATAAAAAGAAACggggaaaaatataaagaaactaaTCGCagattttcttttgcatttttacacGGGAAATGACTCCAATCTGTCAGTTAACTAACACACTGCAGCCCTCCTTTAATTTCGAGCTTCTTGCCGTTTTTGATGTGCATTTGGTGCCATTTTGCATCAAATTAGGTTCACTGTAGCGTGAAATCCAGACATCCTCATCAAACGAGTAAGCCCAGAGAGAGAGACGCTCACCTTGCCGATGAGAAGAAAATCTAAATCATCTGAACACATCCTGCTGAGGTGCTGAGCCAAATACAAAAAGTTAACAAACATCGAAATGCAACCAACAACGTGCAGCTACATTCGCCATTAGTTCAAGCAGATCAATAAATGGTCAAGTGTTGAATCAGTTATGAATCCAACTCACGTCAGCAGGATGTCAGAAGTGTTCGCATCAAACCaaagatacagagagagagagagagagagagaggagagagagagagagagagagagagagagagagagagaatggtaCCTTACCTCTAGTCTGCGATGAGCCGGTAAGCACAATCAACACGCAAAACACCAAATTCATTTCAAATTTCATCTCATCGGCAGCGGCAGGCTTCCCCTCCTGCAGATCACAATAAAACGGGCCTctccacagcagctctgttcCGTAGCTCTGGGGTTGTTTCCGTTACGCGATTTGACAGGGCACATCATCGGCTCTAAAAATATCCTGAGGGAGTCGGGCAGAAGAGGAGCAGGGGTGGGGCTGCATGCGGGCGGCTGTGGGTGGCAGCACAAAGAAACAGATTCTAAAGAGCAAAATGTTTCGCTGATAACCACCGCAAACTCACGCTACGCCTCTCATCTCCATGTTCGTCCTTTCAGAACCAATCGTGCCTAAATCGAACTGTCCAAAACGCGTGAGTTTGCAGTCGCTTTTGCTCTGCTGCACCAATCACACATCAGTGCGTCAGAGGCGCAGTTGTGTGCGTCAGGAGCGCCTGTCCAGAGCGGCGAGGCGCTGAAGTGAACGCGCTCTTTGACAAGTTTTACTGCGTTATTTATTACCGTACGCTCACTGTTAAAACTAGTCTGTAGGAACCAACAGTtgaatgtgtgtcagtgtttgctGTGAGCCAACCACTTTTCAATTCCCACAGAGGTCAGTGTGTCGTCATGGCTGAGCGTACTGCCCACATGTGTGCCGTACGGACAGCTGAATGACCCGCTGCGTCCTCTCTCAGCGTCATCTGACACACTTTGGAGGACGACGAGTGAccgttttaattatttatttaaaaaatatcaggCTCTGATTTGTAAAGGATATTCAGAAGCAACAGTAAGAAACCTCCCTGTGCCAGATGGAGCCTCCAGCCAACCCGGGAGCCAGCCCGGTGGAGTTGGAGTTAACGGTGGAGAATGTGGAGTCGGTAAGTTAGGATATTAGCCGAAACTCATGCACTTAACTGGGGAGTTTGAATTATGTCTGCAGGCTGTGATGCCTCAAAAGCACGCAAGATAATGTGAATAGTAGTATGTTTGTCGCGAAGAAGAACTGCAGCACATTTTGCTGATATAAACATGATTTTATATCAGATTactaaaacagttttattacgTAAATAACTGTAGTTTGCTCACTGTAGGGAGATTGGGCAAACTGTACCATTTGTAACATGATGCCTGTTATAAGCACCTGTTGTCCTAATAATAACTAACACATGTGCTTTGGATTAGTTGCTGTGAcaacacatttttctgtaaattCAAACAATTGGTCATCCagcattattaattattattaatggtTGCTGTAAATGTTGTTATGCTAGTTAAAATTTAGTTTTAAGTGCTAAAATATTCCCACCATATCCCTTTGGCTTCTTTAATTGCTTACTTTGTTCTCTGCATTGGTATGTCTTTCTCCATCCAGGCTCTCTACCAGCTGTACTTTGATCCAGACATGGAGCATAAGAATGCAGCCCAGAAGTGGCTGACCCAGGCCCAGGCCTCTGCACAGGCTTGGCACTTCTGCtgggctctgctcagccctgaCAGGgtctgcagtttttttgtttttcatctccatctccacaactgcatttttttacatttcccaCTTTTTCTGTGACAAACATAGACACCATAACCATTAATACAGACTGGTTGAATATTGCGCTAAAAGCAGCCGTGTGTGAATCTGTCTCTTTGCAGATCCCAGAGGTTCAGTTTTTTGGTGCCAGCACCCTCCACACCAAGATCTCACGTCACTGGAGCGACCTCACCGCAGACCAGCATGAGAGCCTCAGGACACAACTGCTCACCCATATCTTGCAGTTCTCCTCTGGGCCCAAAATGGTGCTGACTCGTCTGTGTGTAGCCCTGGCCTCTTTGGCTCTTAACCTAATTCCCCAGGCCTGGTCTCAGCCGGTGGCGGACATGGTGAGGGCGTTCCAACCGCACAAACCTGATCCTGAAGATGGCTCTGGAGCAAAGACCTCCCAGGACCCCCACGCACATTGTCTCACTCTGCTTGAGCTTCTCACCGTGCTTCCGGAGGAGTTCCAGAGCGGCCGCCTGGCTCAAGCGCGACGAGGCCAGCTGAGGGAGGCTCTTGCTGGAGAGTGGCCAGTAGTGTGTCCTCTGCTGCGACAGCTCCTGCAGAGCCAGGACTCATCGAATCAGGTGAAGGAGAAGGTGCTTCGATGTCTGTCTAGCTGGGTGGCACTTGATGTGCCACTGGGTGAAATCCAGGAACTGGTCCAGGACTGTTTCACTGCATTGTCCAACCCAGAGCTGTTTGACACAGCTGTGGAGACGATAGTTAACGCCATCTCACAGCCTGACTGCCAAAGGTGAGAATCAGCTGGATGATTAGGTCTTGGGTGACATCCAGCATATGGCTGTATGACTCAGATCATTTGTGTGCAGGTACATTAATGCTCTGCTGAGCCTGATGCCTCTGGTGCTGGGTCTCTATGACCAGCTGAAGACAGCAGCTCAAGATGGGAACATGGAAACCTCACATGGTATCTGTCGAATTGCAGTTGCTTTAGGGGAAACACACTCCAGGTACACATAGAAGCATATAAGTACACACACCACCCTATCCTGTAAGCGGGCTCCGTCATTTGCCTTTTATTTCTCAaacttgtttgtgtgtgacagGGTTCTGTTGGAACAGGTGGACCACTGGCAAGAATATCTAGCTCTGGTTAACATGATTCTGTTCTGTACGGGCATCCCTGGACACTACCCAGTTAATGAGACCACAAGTTCCCTTACACTCACCTTCTGGTACACGCTGCAGGTATGGAGACTGAGGTATTAATGTGTTGTCCATAAGACtctatttttttacaaattcaGCTTGTTATCATTTCTAGGATGACATTTTGTCATTTGAGGAGGAGAAGCAGGCTGTTTACCTGCAGGTTTACAGGCCAGTTTACTTCCAACTGGTGGATGTGCTGCTTCATAAGTCCCACTATCCATCCCAGGAGGAGTACGCCTCCTGGTCATCTGATGACAAAGAGCAGTTTCGTATTTACAGGTGAGACTGGTCTTaataatatttcagtttgattCAAATTTAAAGGCAGACACAACTCAGGAGCTATGCTGTGTGGCTGCAGTCAAACACAATGACGGTTTTTCTTTgatgcaacagcaaatttacaaATATGTTTCCTTGGGTCTACAGGGTAGACATCTCTGACACTTTGATGTACGTGTATGAAATGCTGGGGGCAGAGCTGCTCAGTAACCTCTATGACAGGCTTGGCAGACTGCTGATGGATCCCCAGCAGTCAGCAGTGTGGCAGGTAATGTCATGAATAACTCCCGTTCAGTTATTTAATGTGAAAACGTATTCTAGCTGTATTTACTGGAATGTGATTCTCTTTTACTTgttaaaaaccacacaaaccttaaaaaaaatgcaagttaGTGTTCCTCATGTGGCTCGAATGCTTCAGAAAGCCACAGA
This portion of the Archocentrus centrarchus isolate MPI-CPG fArcCen1 chromosome 17, fArcCen1, whole genome shotgun sequence genome encodes:
- the LOC115796152 gene encoding mucin-5AC-like; its protein translation is MKFEMNLVFCVLIVLTGSSQTRGQRSTLPPLLTPAAFLSHPGTSASSNLTVDPGNEFSESTHNPAGRNESSAEATALTETGGTVRSETLTDAVLKTHFSTASLAAPTSQHTDLGTLTPSAAAGSLSSAPTVQSTTPRHPATTEGKAPLTSHSLPTVSSQPAHTVHNTSFTESTSTTRPHSESLNTTTTSPGGALNGPMHEKVPPELNVGDEDLKGPRHRSNSPLDPLLAGLLSVFIVTTAIVFVVLFLKFRQRNNHPEFHRLQDLPMDDLMEDTPLSRYTY